From Quercus lobata isolate SW786 chromosome 1, ValleyOak3.0 Primary Assembly, whole genome shotgun sequence, one genomic window encodes:
- the LOC115984426 gene encoding protein NETWORKED 4A-like, with the protein MATTLERSLKLPKRTESRLTRSWWWDSHVSPKNSKWLAENLEEMDQSIKCMLKLIEEDGDSFAKKAEMYYQKRPELISHVEEIYRIYRSLAERYDHVTGELRKNIPSELQSQGSGTSDISFDLSYNSDHKLGRRRSSHRAAGFDYFLGSSGNGTDISQKEGDETSTLTDSEAESDDSSVNNYSVLSGNGGDQRVNRKTIELEIELREMKERLQMQHEENADGSLRGAKIENPDDFNARIALYEQELRIANEKIRLSEEEKTRLKIENQRYKSPEFGNDNQSELGSSTLEDMKMRDAELDLEINRTPDILERIGESESDILDQDGKIKALVDELRINRERLQDSEKEIASLKLELQSSGNIRHLQEQLESAKKEITSWKTKFNSEKREVSKLQERISRLKASLSDRDREIRDLKQEVSDAEQKIFPEKSQLKTEMSKVLEERARLKEEVRDWESRARLLEDEIRMAKAEKMEMEERLTGELVQLRAEIDERGVRIENLNKSLDTLTSERDELDANVQALKAEVSTRDDRIDEMDVYLQQLQVEHVELRTKMDGARKLLEELRSRAKELEGEIEEQKVVILEGAEEKREAIRQLCFSLEHYRNGYHMLREAFMGNKRVPVLAS; encoded by the exons ATGGCTACGACATTG GAACGATCCCTTAAGCTTCCGAAGAGGACAGAATCAAGACTGACTCGTTCATGGTGGTGGGATAGTCATGTCAgtccaaaaaattcaaagtgGCTTGCAGAGAATCTTGAGG AGATGGACCAGAGCATCAAATGTATGTTGAAGTTGATTGAAGAGGATGGAGACTCATTTGCCAAAAAGGCTGAGATGTATTATCAAAAGAGACCTGAATTGATTTCTCATGTTGAGGAGATTTACCGCATTTACCGGTCACTAGCTGAGCGATATGATCATGTGACTGGAGAATTGAGGAAGAATATTCCCTCAGAACTCCAATCCCAGGGCTCAGGCACTTCTGACATTAGCTTTGACTTGTCCTATAATTCTGATCATAAGTTGGGTCGTCGTAGATCTAGCCACCGAGCTGCTGGTTTTGATTACTTCCTTGGCTCTAGTGGAAACGGCACTGATATCAGCCAGAAAGAAGGGGATGAAACATCTACATTGACGGACTCTGAAGCAGAATCTGATGATTCCTCGGTCAACAATTACTCAGTTCTATCAGGGAACGGTGGTGATCAAAGGGTGAACAGGAAGACAATTGAATTGGAGATTGAGCTCCGTGAAATGAAAGAAAGGCTCCAAATGCAACATGAAGAGAATGCCGATGGTTCATTGAGGGGAGCAAAAATCGAAAATCCTGATGATTTCAATGCTAGAATTGCACTGTATGAGCAAGAGCTGAGGATTGCAAATGAAAAAATACGCCTTTCAGAAGAAGAGAAAACTCGGCTGAAGATTGAGAACCAAAGATATAAGTCACCGGAATTCGGTAATGATAACCAGTCAGAGCTTGGATCGTCAACACTGGAAGATATGAAGATGCGGGATGCTGAGCTGGACTTAGAAATTAATCGTACACCAGATATTCTAGAAAGGATTGGTGAGTCAGAGTCAGACATTTTGGACCAAGATGGCAAGATTAAAGCATTGGTGGATGAGCTGAGAATCAACAGAGAAAGGCTTCAGGACTCGGAGAAGGAAATTGCTAGTTTGAAGCTTGAACTTCAATCCTCTGGAAACATACGCCATTTGCAGGAGCAGCTTGAATCAGCTAAAAAAGAAATCACTTCCTGGAAAACAAAATTCAACTCAGAGAAAAGAGAGGTCTCCAAGCTGCAGGAAAGAATTTCCAGGTTGAAAGCTAGTTTATCAGACCGGGATCGTGAGATCAGGGATTTGAAACAAGAAGTATCTGATGCTGAGCAGAAGATTTTTCCtgaaaaatcacaattaaaaaCGGAAATGTCTAAAGTGTTGGAGGAACGTGCTCGTTTGAAGGAGGAGGTCAGAGATTGGGAAAGTCGTGCTCGTTTGCTAGAAGATGAGATCAGAATGGCCAAGGCTGAAAAGATGGAAATGGAGGAAAGACTTACTGGTGAACTTGTGCAGTTGAGGGCAGAAATTGATGAGAGGGGCGTTCGcatagaaaatttgaataagaGCCTTGACACGTTAACATCAGAAAGAGATGAACTTGATGCAAATGTTCAGGCACTCAAAGCAGAGGTGAGTACTAGAGATGACCGCATTGACGAAATGGATGTGTATTTGCAGCAATTACAAGTGGAACATGTGGAACTTAGGACTAAAATGGATGGGGCACGTAAATTGTTGGAGGAGCTGAGATCAAGAGCAAAGGAACTTGAGGGGGAGATTGAGGAGCAAAAAGTTGTGATCTTGGAAGGAGCAGAGGAGAAACGAGAGGCTATAAGGCAGCTATGCTTTTCTCTCGAGCATTATAGGAATGGATATCATATGCTTCGAGAGGCTTTTATGGGGAACAAGCGAGTTCCAGTTTTGGCATCATAA